A region of the Hyalangium gracile genome:
GCGCTCGAGAGGGGTTTAGTGGGAGCCCCAATGAACGACGAACCTCCGTCAACCCGCGCGGCGCTGCGTGCGGGAGCGCGCCGGCTCATCTCCGCGGCGCTGCAGGCCTCCAACCGGCTGCGCCTGCCCGGCCCCTCGGTGCTGCCCGTGGCGGGGGCGGTGGTGGGGCTCTACAGCGGCCTGGTGGCGGGCATCTTCACCAACCTGATCGTCCTGGTGCGAGGGCTCACCGCCGGCGCGACGGAGCTGACGTACCGGCTGCGGCTGGTGGCGCAGCTCCAGTCGCTGTGGGAGGCGCTGGCGGCGGCGAACTGGCACGGGGAGTACGCCATCATCGCGACGCCGCTGGCCTTCGGGGCGCTGGGCCTCTCGCGCGTCATCGAGCCCGGAGGCCACCGGGACGAGGTGAAGCGCCGGCTGCGCCTGCTGGCCCTGCTGGTGTTGGGAGCGCTCTCGCTCTACTACCCGCTGGTGGCGCTGACGGCCGTCAACACGCTGTTCCGGCACCCGCGTGGCATGCCCGGCACGCTGGAGGTGCTGCCCTGGTGGTTGATGCTGGTGGCGCCGACGCTGGGTGGCTACGCCGTGGGCCTGCTGCTGCGCAACCGCCCGGAGACGCACGGGCATGGAGTGCCGGAGGTGGTGCGAGCGGTGAAGCGCGGCGGCGAGGAGCTGCCCGCGGAGAAAGGCCTGCTCAAGCTGGTCGCCTCCGCCATCACCATCGGCAGCGGAGGCTCGGCGGGCCGCGAGGGCCCCATCGTCTACGGCGGCGCCTCCTTCGCCTCCACGGTGGGGCGGACGCTGGGCTTCAGCCGCAAGGAGCTGTCCATCCTGATGGCGTGTGGCGCGGGCGCGGGCATCTCCGCCTCGTTCAATGCCCCCATCGCCGGCGCGGTGTTCGCGATGGAGATCATCCTCCGCGAGTTCGAGCTGCGCGTCTTCTCCCCCATCATCCTGGCGAGCGTCGCGGGCACGCTGGTGAGCCAGGGCGTGCTGGACCAGGAGGCCCTGCTGCCACGGCTCAACTACCAGCTCCTGAGCGGCTGGGAGGTGCTCCTCTACGTGCTGCTGGGGCTGCTGTGTGGCCTGCTCGCGTTCGCCTTCGTGCGGATGCTGCACGGGGTGGAGCACTTCTTCGCGGGGCGGAGCCAGGGCAGGCTGTCGCCCTGGCTCGCGCGGCGCCCGCTGCCCATGCGGGCCGCGCTGGGAGGCCTGTGCGCGGGGGTGCTCGCCTTCCTCAGCCCCACGGTGTGGGGCTCGGGCACTTCCTTCATCCCCCTGGCCGCGGTGGGCAAGCTGAGCCTGCTCTTCCTGGCCACCGCGTGCCTGCTCAAGCTGGTCGCCACCGCGCTCACCATCGGCAGCGGAGGCTCGGGCGGCACCTTCTTCCCGGCGGCGCTGATCGGCACCATGGCGGGAGGAGCCTTCGGCACGCTGGCCCACCTTCTCTTC
Encoded here:
- a CDS encoding chloride channel protein, encoding MNDEPPSTRAALRAGARRLISAALQASNRLRLPGPSVLPVAGAVVGLYSGLVAGIFTNLIVLVRGLTAGATELTYRLRLVAQLQSLWEALAAANWHGEYAIIATPLAFGALGLSRVIEPGGHRDEVKRRLRLLALLVLGALSLYYPLVALTAVNTLFRHPRGMPGTLEVLPWWLMLVAPTLGGYAVGLLLRNRPETHGHGVPEVVRAVKRGGEELPAEKGLLKLVASAITIGSGGSAGREGPIVYGGASFASTVGRTLGFSRKELSILMACGAGAGISASFNAPIAGAVFAMEIILREFELRVFSPIILASVAGTLVSQGVLDQEALLPRLNYQLLSGWEVLLYVLLGLLCGLLAFAFVRMLHGVEHFFAGRSQGRLSPWLARRPLPMRAALGGLCAGVLAFLSPTVWGSGTSFIPLAAVGKLSLLFLATACLLKLVATALTIGSGGSGGTFFPAALIGTMAGGAFGTLAHLLFPASTAPSGAYAIVGMGGTVAALTRGPLTGMMMVYELSGNHAIILPLMVTCSIASALCHYLTERKAPKVQSDADLLASTQVRALMLEVAPVPANLHLEPLMEELLSAESGTLPVLDAEGTVYGIVQVEQMREVWKDPALHAMLVASDLARKLPVLSPTSDLTQALRLLDHEDVDALPVAGAHGSTTCGLITRAAIRRLLHAHHTRLHARGEPVVAPTETTLVG